CGAATATCATTTTCATGTTTGAGCATATATAGGAATACTTTGTGGTATCTACTCATGGATCAGTGAGTACACTAATTAGGACAAGATCGATGGCAAGCAGACGGTGagaaacaacaatatttttgGACAGAGTGGCTCAATGATTCTGCATACTGCTACTCTATGGTTCCAGTTGGCTTCAATGTCGTTGGTTTCAGTTGAAGAGAAAGAACAGAAACTCAGAGAACATCAGCAAATCAAATCTTCCCTCAGTGCCTCGCATTCAATTAAACTCAGAGTACTCCGTACCTTGTTGAGGTCGAGTGCCTTGAAGATGTGCTTCGCCTCCTCGAGCCGCTGCTTCTCCTGCTGCAGCGTCTTGAAGATGTGGACGGCGACGGGGTTGGTGTCAGGCTCGAGGTCCAGCTCGCGGAGCTTCCGGTCGGCGCGCTGCTTCTCCTCGTCCTACCTCCAGTCCACCTCATGGTGCtcctccctgctcgccaccgGATCCGTCCTTGCCACCAAAGAATCTGGCCTCGTCGCTGAAGGCATCTCTGACGCCGGATCCAACGATTTTTGGCCAAAAAAAGCTGCCTGTCGCTAGCGATTCtttcgggggggggggggggggggggggggggagcgcagcacaggggaggaggagctggagcgTAGCAAaggggaggtggaggagcacgGCGGAGGCGAGAGAGAGCGTGGTGGAGCTGTGGAGGCAAGCAGAGAGGAGAAGCGGAGCGCCGCGGAGGCGAGCAGTATCACGGCGGTGACGAGCAGACAGGGGAGGAGACGAGGGGGTTGCCGGTACTTAAACAAATGTACTGCGTGTTGATTCGAACAAACTGCACGGGTGTTTTTGCAAAACGGGCCGGTCGCGCCAACCTAACGGAAGGAGTAATAGATATGTAAATATCACCGAATAGCTTTGCTTAAAAAAATTCGGAGCTCTGAATTTTATGCAAACCAAGAACAAACTCCGGGAAGTGTATGTGTCAGACGGGAACTGAAACACGTGGGTCAGAGAAGTACAGCACAAGATACAGGCAGACATCTATATCTATACCATTATATTAAATTCGAAACGGTGGTCATGGTACGGGCGTCGCTGCGGTACGTCATTTTGCCAAAATTACGAATATGCCACCACTGTCCAGCGGGTGGGCGCAGTACGTCACATTTGTTCTTttgtagcaacgcacggggcTTTTGCTAGTATGGTTAATACCACGTTCCACAACAAGTTGAGCTGCTGTTCCCTATGACCCCGGGCCTTCGAACTCGCGCAGCGACCACTGCATACGTTATTGGGCCAGCCCGAAGGAGCGTGGCTGCGTGGGCCGTGGGCGTGAATTTCTTCTCACACGCGAAACAAGCGTGATAGGTTGCTCTAGAAAAAAAAGCGTGGTTTTGCCACGGCAGggttccaacttccaagcTCGACGCAGTACGAACGGCGTCAGCAGTCAGAACACAGCACTAGAGCACATGGCCGCGGAGGACGCCATAGGCAGCAGTGCGGCAAGATGGTCTCTCCACGGCAAGACGGCCCTCGTCACCGGCGGCACCCGTGGAATCGGGTACCCCTCGATCTCGATCAACGCCTCTCCCTTTTCCCTTTTCCGGTTTCACGCTGGCTTCAGGTGATTTATTATCGTGTCTGCGCTTGCGAATTTGCGACGCTTTGCGCAGGCGCGCGGTCGTGGAGGAGCTGGCGGCGCTGGGGGCGGCCGTGCACACCTGCTCGCGGAAAGAATCCGAGCTCCGCGAGCGCCTGAAGGAGTGGGAAGCCAAGGGATTCCGCGTCACCGGCTCCGTCTGCGATGTCTCCGTGCGCGACCAGCGCGAGCTCCTGCTCCGCGACGTCGCCGGCCGCTTCGCGGGAAAGCTCGACATCCTTGTAAAGCACCCCCAAATCTCCTCCCGGCACTATACttattctctcttttttccgaTGAGTTAACTAACTGTAGTGTTTTCCCTGTGGTCAAAAGAAAACTGCAGTGTTTTCCTCCATTGTTTCCCCCTTCCTTAATTGATCATGTAGTTTATGGTTGGAACCCGCTACTCGTCCCTTAGTTTAAATCAATTTGCATGTTTTGTTCCGTTTGCGTGGATATAAGTACTGTATGTTGCTTTGGAACTGCTTATACTGCTGTTCAGTGGATCACAAGTCATGTCAAAAAGAGAACTGCATACTGTCTCTGAAGCTGTATTCACTCTTGACTTCAGAAAATTTGATACTGGCTTGTCACGAGGGACTTAATTGCTTAATGACCATTGGAGCTCAGTGATTAATTAGATAATGAACTTGAAAACAGTATTCGGTCGTTTTCACTTTTCAAGCACCTGACGTGTTTGTGCGGCGCTTCAAAGTTCATCAAACATACTACTCATTCCTTTCCGGCATGATACAACGAGAGCTGTATCCAGGCGGCTGAAATTTTAGGATTCAAACCGCCCAggagaaaaaatgaaaaagaaaaaagagggcAATAGTTAATACTCTCCTGTTCAAAGTATAAGGAATATACATtagggagtgtctatttctcagtcgacaatcATAGCCATCCGATGAAatttttttcatcttttgCACTTACATGAATCTTACAAGAATCTCAATAATTAGACTGGACGGTCGTTAGCATCGACTGGTTATTTTTCagtcgactaagaaataacaaaaccatttattttttcatggCCTGACTGTTGTAGCTGATTTATGTACTCCCACAATTTGGTTATGCAGGTAAACAATGTGGGGACAAACTTTACAAAACCAACTACTGAATACTCAGCAGATGATTACTCATTCATTATGACCACTAATCTTGAATCTGCATATCATCTATGCCAACTAGCACACCCTCTTCTAAAAGCATCTGGATCGGCCAGCATTGTATTCATATCATCAGTTTCTGGAGTGGTGGCCATATCTAGTGGCTCCATTTATGCTATGACAAAAGGTAACTGCGGCAACTTATTTCTCaaatatgttgttgttttcatGGGCATAAATCATCAGTGCTCTTTCTTGTCACTGCCTCTTTTAGGTGCCATGAACCAGTTGGCCAAGAACCTAGCGTGTGACTGGGCTAAAGACAACATAAGAACCAACTCTGTTGCTCCATGGTACATCAAGACTTCACTTACAGAAGAAGTAAGGCTTGTATGATTTTCGTTCAGAATTATCATCTGTTTCCTACCACAGCTCGTTTGGAAGTTACTATTTTGGTTGACTAGACCATTGGTAAGCCGGAGTTGATAGTTAAATCCACTGTTGTCATTTCATGATT
This is a stretch of genomic DNA from Brachypodium distachyon strain Bd21 chromosome 1, Brachypodium_distachyon_v3.0, whole genome shotgun sequence. It encodes these proteins:
- the LOC100837602 gene encoding tropinone reductase homolog At5g06060, which codes for MAAEDAIGSSAARWSLHGKTALVTGGTRGIGRAVVEELAALGAAVHTCSRKESELRERLKEWEAKGFRVTGSVCDVSVRDQRELLLRDVAGRFAGKLDILVNNVGTNFTKPTTEYSADDYSFIMTTNLESAYHLCQLAHPLLKASGSASIVFISSVSGVVAISSGSIYAMTKGAMNQLAKNLACDWAKDNIRTNSVAPWYIKTSLTEENLAREDFVDSIVRRTPMRRVGEPEEVSSLVAFLCMPASSYITGQTISVDGGMTINGLYPTQD